The sequence ATTAACGGTTGTAGAATTTTATTCAACGTCAAAAGTCTGTTATATCAATGATTATAGGTGTTTTATATTTTTATCCCCACAGAGTTCCTCACAATGCGATTGAACTGCTAAAAGCTGATACCAATTCTTGATGCATCGATTCTAGTACATGAGCGTAAACATTCATTATCATTTCTGGAGTACATCCTAAACGTTCTGCAACCGAGTTGATACTTGGTCGATTATTTGATTCTAAAAGTAAGGTCGCATGTGTATGTCTCATCATATGAGGATGAACATTGTCTAAATCACAATGTTTAACAATTCTACGAAATGAATACATCATTGTATTATCTGCTATAGGTGTACCTTTTTGATCAGATATAAAAACAAAGTTAGATTCTTTAAATTTAAGACCAAAAGATAAATGTTTCTTTTGGCACCATAATTTATATTTTTTCAGTTCATCCATTATCTGACTATCCATTAATACAGTACGGTAAGAGTTATCTGTTTTTGGTTTACGGTTTCCTTTGTTATCACGAGTAGAATTGATAGTAATTTGATTGTTACTAAAATCAATATTTTCCCATTGTAAACCTAATAGTTCACCACGTCGTATACCAGAATAAGCAAGTACCAAAACACATACATAATTCGTTAAGTTCTCAATACGTTTAGCAGTGCTTATAAAAGTACTTAATTCAGCTGCAGTTAAGTGTTTTACTTTTTTATTAGGTTTTGGAATCTTAATACGACCAAACCTATTACGACTAATAATTTCATCCTCAACTGCTTCATTGACTGCTATTTTAAATAAAGAATGCAGTAATCTAACCGTTGATGGTTTGTAGTCTTCCAGAAGCCTATTGATGAATACTTGCTTATAGGTGATTTTATCCAACTTAGATAATTTGTAATCACCTATCAATGGATTAATCTGTAAACGAATTGCCATTTCTCGTTGTCGTTTGGTACTTTCACTCCATTCAGAATGAGATTCATACCACAGTTGCATCCACGTATTAACCTTCATATTATCATAATCAATCATCTTAGATTGTCCTTGTTGAACCATTGATTGTGCTTCTAATAATAGTTTGTAGGCTTCATTCTCACTGGATAAACCTTCACGAGATAACTCTTTTCTTTTTCCGTAAATATCATAATAGGTCCAACGAATTTTCCATTTTTCTTCATTTTTAGTATTGCGGTAAGTGTAAATATATTTGTATTTTTTTGAAGCTATTAATTTTGTCATGTTCATCCCTCATTCTATACTGGGCGGTATATTAAACGAGTGGGGTGTAGGTAGAACCACATCCTTTCAATTGGTTGTAATTATTTATTTAACATATAGTTATAACTATCATCAAAGGCTTTGTCGATTAAGACTTTTGCATACTCTAATGTTTCTGCACGATAAGAAGTGATAGTCGGTAGTGAATTTTCAAAGTCCTGGAGTGAGGAATTAATTAACTCATCACTCCAATTTACTTCACCATTTATTTTCCACTGCATTACTTGATTTCTTTTTTTATTTATTGTTTCAGTTCTTTTTAAGTTATAGTAGTTTTCAATTTCTTTTATTACTGATTGTGAATCATCTACAGTGGTTGAATCTGACACAATAGGTCCTTTTCTTTGAGGAATATCATTAATAGTTTCTTTTCCAACATCTGTGTTATCTACTGTATTGTCATTAACTGTGCTTATTTCAGATTCATTAGCAGAATTTTCTTTTGAGTCTGACTCTTCTTGGATACTTTCAGTTGATTTATTTTCAGCTTTTAAAAGATCTAGCTCTCCTTGTTTAGCTTTCTGTTCATCTTCAAGTTTTTTCTTTTCAACTTCTAACTTTTTCTTTTCAGCTAAAATTTTATTCTGTTTCTTTTTATTAGCTTTATCAATTTTATTTTGTGCTAATTCTGTTTTTTCTCTATTTGTTTCTTGAGCTTTATTAAAAGCGTAAAATGTAGAACCACCAACTAATAAAATACCAATTAAACTTATAATAGTAATTTTTTTATTTTTCATTACAATCTCCTTTTAATTAAAATAAATTTTTAAACTATCTGACCTTCCAAAGACAAATTGGCAGTCTTTATAGTAAAATACTAATCCTTTTGTATCGCGGTAATAATTAATTGTTTCCCATAAATAAGCAGGTGGTATTTCTAAAAATTCTGCAACCTCCCAATACTCACGCAACCCCAGCTTATAACATACGATTAAATCATCTAATGGGACTAAGTATCTGTAACCCCATTGTCTAGCACGTGCTTCTTGTTGGCATTTTTCAATAGTATTTAAACAAGATAGATCACCAACTGATGTTTTATCATGACCGACTTCTTCAGCAATATCAGCTATATTTTGTTTATATCCACGTTTTGAATTAACGTAAACATTATTTCCGTAAATAAAAGCACCATGCTTACTATTCATAGAAGTGTTAAATTTGAAATCCAAATGTTGATTATCATCTACTATTTTTTCTAATCGATTCATCCACACACCTACTTATTTTTACTTTTAATAAATTCAATAAAGTTTAATATTTCTTCCATATCATCTTCAGTCACATCATCATCTATATGCGATGCAATAACTTTTAATTTTTCATCCTCAATTATTTCTGGTTCGTCTCTGCCTAACAAGTAGTCAGTAGAAACTCCAAAGTAATCAGCAACTTTTTTTAGATTGTCAGTTGAAGGAGCACTTTTGTCCCATTTGTAAATTGCACTTTCACCCATTCCTAATTTTAAAGCTAGTTCTTTTAGAGATATTTTTTGTTTATTAGCTAAAAATTTTACTCGTTCTAACAGCGACATATCAGCATTCTCCTAATATCTTACAAAATAAGTATCGTATTTTACAACAAAACACTTTACAAGTATCTTATTTTATAATATACTAATCGTGTAAGTTAATTTGATAGAAAAAAAGCGACTAAATAGACCTTAAAACGTTCCCCAACGTAATTAAAAGGTTAATGCATTAGGCTTATTAACTATGTATTAATAGTATCGTATTTTATAATTCAAGTCAACAAAATTGTTGAATTCTATTAAATTAACTTACAAATTATAAAAAAGGAGGTCTTAATTGTGCCAGATACAAGTACAGCGAGAGAGAAGATTCGTAATTATTTTGATAATAAGGGGATTTCACTTATCAGTGTAGCTACTTATTTCAATGTTAATAAACAAGACTTAAATGATTATCTAACAGGAAAGAATCAAAGTAAGAAAGCTCATGAAACACTAACAGCACTTATTGAGTATTACAAAATAAGATGATGTGGAGGTGATTAACAATGTTTCAAGTCACAGCAAACGAGAAAGAAATAAAATCAGTCATTCAAGATACGATTAAAGAATTACTTGATCCAATTGATTACATTTCAGTGAATAAAGAAACCCTTTGTAAGATGACGGATATGGATGAACAGTATTTGGAAGATAATATTTTGGATGATACACGAATCAAACCATTTAAGAGAGTACGTCCTAATGGTCGCAAACCTTACTGGTTGACTGAATTATCATTCGGTAAAGAGAAACGATATTTAAGAGACGAAATTATTAAAGTAATTTCTGAATGGAATTAAAAAATAATACTGGGCGGTATTAATTAAGAAAGAGGGAATGACCAATGACAGTGAGTGATATCAGCACTTTTAAGAAACGTATCAATGAAGCAAGAGCAAATAAGAAACGTTTGGAATTAATAGCAAACGATTTATCTACAGCTTATCCAGAAGATAGTTACGCAAGCATGATGCATCAAGACTTAATGAATCGGATTGAAGAATTATGAAGGGAGGTGAAGAAAATATGTACACGTTAAAAATTACAGCAGGTAGCCGACTGTTAAACGCACCGACTATATTATCATTTACAGCGGATAACTATTCTGAGTTTAAAATCAGATTTCTAAAACGATTTGGAAACGTTGGTGGATCCAATAGTGCTATGGCTGAAAAAAGAAAATTAAAAGAAAAGATAAAAGAATCATATTGTATGAATGGATTTAAGCAAATATTCTTTGAATCTAATTATTGGCATTTAGATATAAAAAAGACCAACTAAGGATACCAGCCCTAGTCAGTCAGTTAGTAAAAATTATTTGAATAAAGTATACCACAGAAAATGGGAGTGAGTAAATAATGTTTAATCCTAACGCATTTTATAATGACGAACAGTGGCAAGATATTGTACGTAGATGTACGAAGTTGCCTACTGATCGTGCCTATATGGTAATGCCAAGAAATCAAGGAAAAACAATGTTTTCAAACATGATGAAATATTATTTAGAGGAGTTAGAAAAAATGACAAAAATTGATGAATCGAAACATTATAAATTTAGTGAGATTGTAGCAATGGTAGAAAGTGATAAGTTACCAGTGGGAACTAAAGTAGCACCACATAACGTATTTGATTATTTAATAGTAGGAAAAGGAACAAACGGAAATAACTTAATTGATCAACATGGTAATGCTTGCATTAGATTTAATATGAATTTAGCTTTTAGAGAACTTTGGACTATCAAGCTTCCTAAAGAAGAGCAATTTTATTTAAAAGCACCAGACTCTTTTGAAATGTATTCTGTTTATTTAAATTATGATAAAGAATTAAAAAAATATTCTCTAGATGATAAATTTGAAATACAAGCTTTTCAATCTAAATTCACACAATCAGAAATTTCAGCTATGCCATTTAAAACAAGCTTCTTTAAACAAATTAAAGTGAATGAAGAATAAATGGCTGGTTCAGAAAAACTAGTTGAACAAAAAATAAAAAAATACTTGGATTCAATTGGAGCTTATTATTTAAAAGTTCATGGTTCAGCTTATCAACCGTCTGGTACGCCAGATATTCTAGCTTGTGTTAACGGAAGATTTATTGCGGTAGAAGTTAAAAGACCCAATGGCGGTGTTGTTTCCGAACTTCAAAAAAGTAAAATTAAAAAAATCAACAAGGCAGGAGGGATTGCTTTTGTTGCAAGAAGTGTGGAAGATGTTTCCTCAATGCTCAAATCCAACAATGTTATATAAATTTCAGAAGAAAATTCTTGATGAAATAGACCCTTCTTATTTATTAGCGATGGATACAGGAACAGGCAAAACCTTAACAGCAATCCATCATTATGCAAAGTGGTCTGATGGAGAACCACTACTCATTGTAGCGCCACCTCAAAAAATAAATGAAGGTGGATGGGAAAGAGATATACAAATGTTTTGTGATTATTATGGTGTTTCTATTGAATTTGAACAATTGAGTTATGGAAAACTATTTAATGGCCGAACACGTAATGGAAAAAGAGAAATTAATAAATCACTAGATCGATACAAAGGTTGGCATATTATTTTTGATGAAGCTCATTATATCAAGAACCCAACTAGTGAACGAGGTAAAGCCGCATTAAAAATTATGAGCTATGCAACTAATTTTTGTTTATTGACTGCTACACCAGCAAGCAACGGATGGGAAGACACCTTCACTTATATGATTGCTTTTGGATATTTCAAAAATAAAAAAGAAATGACAAATGAATTTGCAGAATGGGGAACCATGTATTTAGGCACTCGGAATATTCCTAAAATCAGCGGTTGGAAAAATGAGGATATTTTAGAATCTTATTACAATTCATTTACCGTTTCAATTAATAAGAATGAAGCGTTGGACTTACCACCATTAATTATTAAAGATGTACCATTCAAGAAATCAGTTGAATATGCAAGGATTTTAAAAGACCGAGTATTTAATGAAATTGATTATGATACAGCTCCTAAATTAGCACATGGGTTACGTCAGTATGCAAACGTTAAAGATAAACTTGATTACATTTCAATGCTTTGTGAGGGGACTAAAAATAATATTGTCATCTTTTATTATTATCAGTCAGAACTTGAAGCACTAAAAACAGTAATTAAAAACAAAAAAATATTTGAAGTAAATGGCCATGTTAGTTCACTGCCTAAAAAAGAGAGTTGGGCACAGTTAAAAAATACGGTAACACTCATTCAATATATGGCTGGTAGTGCTGGAATAGAGTTGCAATACGCTAATGAAGTCGTTTTTTATACACCAACTTATAGTTATCAAGATTATTCACAGGCAATGGGCCGAGCATATCGTAATGGCCAAACTAGAAAAGTCACCATGTATCGGTTTATCACAAAAAATACAATTGAACAAGCCATATATCAAGCATTAGAGAACAAAGAAGATTTTTCTGAAAACTTGTATATGAAAACTAAAATGTAAAAGGTAGGTGGTTTCAATGCCAAAACAATTTGAATCTGCAGTAGTGAACACGCAACCGTCCATTACTAATTCAAAGAAGCCGAGAATTAAAATAGATACAGACTTAGAAAGTGGGGATATTGTCACTTGTTCTAAAAAAAATGGAAGTATGTTCAAAGCTAAAGTATTCAAAGTTTTAAACTGCAGTGTTGTAGTAGAACTAGACAACAGAGATAGGGTAGTTGTCAGCATAGATGAAGTTGAAAAAGTTGGTGAAAGCTTATGAGTAATTTATTCGGAGTAGAAAAGGTTGATCCAAATGTAACAGAGAATCGTAATGTATATGTAGGTGGTTCAGATGTGCCAGTTATTTTAGGATTATCCAAGTATAAAACACAATATGAGCTAGCTAAAGAAAAAGCTGAAATAGTAAAATCAGATTTTCAATCGAACCCATATATAAATTATGGTAATAAGATGGAGCCAATGATTAGAGAATACATCAATACTGTTAACAGTCTACATTTTAGACCAGAAACATTTGTTGATGAAGAAAATTGGATACGATCTAATGTTGATGGCTACGATGAAGATACAGGATTGTTGCTAGAAATCAAAACACATGGCGCATCTCCTACTATTAAAGTTTATGAAGCGCAAATGCAACTTTATATGAAACAAATGAATATAGAGGTCGGTTGGCTTGCGATGTATAAAAGACCTAGTGATTTTGATTTAGAATTTGATCGTGAAAATTTACAAATAAAAGAAATTGAACGAGACGATGATTACATTCAAAAAATACTAGATTCTATAGAAACATTTTGGATTCGAGTACAAGCTATAAAAGATAATCCTAAAATGAATGAAACTGAATTTTATACGTACGGAAACGATATGGAGAAATTGGCCAAAAGGGTTGAACGTTTTGAAATGAAGATTGTCAATATCAAAGAACAAGCCAAGCATATTGAAGCGCAACAAAAGATATTAAAACAAGAATTGTACACAAAAATGGAAGAGAACGATATCAAGAAGTTTGAAACGGATTTACTATCAATTACTCGTGTACTACCTACAACATCAAGAACAATTGATAGTTCCAGATTAAAAAAAGAAAAACCAGATGTTTACGATTCTTATACAAAAGTTTCAAATAAAAAAGGTTTTGTAAAAATTACAGTTAAAAATAATATGGAAATTTGAGGAGGAAAATAAATTGATCAAACCATTAAAAACGACTACCCAATTTTATGCATCAACACGAAAGGAAGCAGAAGAGGATATGAAAAAAAATCATAAAGACACAAAAGGAACCATTAATCGTGTCACTTATGATGAAAAAGTCCATAAAGAATTTGGAGTATATTGCTTGGTCACTTATGTAGAAGAATTTGCTGCAGTAAAAGATGTTGTTGAAGGAGGAATTTATTAATGAGTATTTTACCACCAAACAAACCACAAACGCCAAAAGATACACCACGCAATTTCTTTATCTGGGGTCCAACTATGGGAGGAAAATCATTCCTTGCTTCACAGTTTCCCAATGCATTGGTATTTAATACAGATGGTAATGCAGAAGCAAACACAATTCCAAGTGTTCAATTGCGGAACATTAAGGATAAGAATGGAAAAATCACAAGAAGTGTCATTGATCAGTTAGATAAATTGTTAACTGCCTTGCAAAGTGAAAAGCACAGCTACGAAACAATTATTTTAGATGTTATCGATGATATTATCGTAATGATTGAACAGTATATTTGTGACAAAGAAGGCGTGGAAACTTTGGGAGATATCGGATACGGAAAAGGCTATGCAGCATTTACTAATATTTTCCAACAGTTGGTAATTGAACTGAAAGCTTTACCAATGAATGTCATTTATATTTCACGTAACGCTTCAAAAATGGAAGGCCAAACAGAAATTGAAATTCCATCACTAAAAGAAAAACATCAAAACATTGTAAACGGAAATTGTGATTTATCTATTCAATGTAAAAAAGTTGGGAAAAATTATATCCGAGTAGTGAAAGCAAGACGAAAAGACTATGATCGTTCACAAGTCGATGATAAAAAGATTCTTAAAATTCTTGATACGATTACTGGTGTATTCGGTAAGTCAGCTAAAACAACTAAGAAACAACAAGACGAAATCGTAAAAGAACTTGAAAAACGTGAAGATATTTTAGCAGCAACAGAAGAAAGTGAACCAACAAAATCAGAACCAAAATCAGAAGCAGTACAACCCAAAGAACAGGTTGATAACAAAAAAGAAAAAGTTTCCGCACCAATTAATAAAATTGAAAAGAATAAACCTGCTGCAAGTGGAATCGCAACAAAACGAATTAAACCAAAGATTTAAGTAATCAAAAAAATAAATTAATTATGAATAGGAGATTTTATTAATGGGATTAGCAGATAAAGCACAAGAAATTTTACAAGGGTTTGATCCAAAAAAAGATAGCCCAAACAACTCTAACAACAACTTGCCAGATGGTGAGTATGACATGGTATTGAATAGTGTCAGTCACAAAGTATCAGATCGTACAGGAACTGAATGGGTAAGTTTAGAATGTGAAGTAATTGCTGGGGAGCTAGCTGGACGTAAAGAATTTGTTGGTATGTTTTTTGGAACAGGTAGTGAATTTGTTACAAATAAAGCCATTAAATCGATGGCACAAGCAGCTTCTGTATTTGAAGTTGAGTTAAGTAATGATGATTGGGAAGATGAACACTCACTAGTTGAAGGATTACAACCAGCAATTGGCAGTCAGTTTTTATTAAAAATTGTTTCTAGTCCGAATAAAAAAGACCCATCAAATCCGTATCGTAACTTTGATTTTATTGGATACGAAGATGAGGAAAATAACGATGATCCATTCGCTACAGCTGGTGGCCAAACAATCGATATATCAGATGAAGATATTCCATTTTAAGGATGAGGTGTTCTGATGTTCACGTTTTACTGGTTTTTTAAAAGGAACGATCAATTTATGTTTGTCTTCAAAACTGGTGAAAGAATTGAAAAAGCTACAGATAAAGAGAGCCTATTAAAGGCTCTTGAATCTGCTGGCATCTTAGTCAGCTATGATAATTATGCAACTTTTGATCGTGAAATTGCTTTACTTTTATCCGATGGAAAAAACAAATATTTAAAACAAAACCTTTCAATTGATTTATCTCAAGAAATTAGAAATGCTTCAATAGAAGAAATCGGTTATTACACTAAGCTATTAAAAATTTCTAATACTGTTTATGACTACTGTATGAATCGGATTGAAATTTGCGAACACATCTTGAAAGAACGGGAAGAATATTTTGAAACGAAATTTGAAATTGTTTCAGAATTTAATTTAAATGCACAATCAATAAAAAAAACTCGTGCTGGTTTAGCTGCAGAAATTTTAGGAGCTGTTAAACAACCCAAACGAGCTGATACACTTTTATATACTTTTGATGAACGTATCCCACTAAATGAGTTGCCAAAAGATTTGATTCATTTTTATGAGCGAATCAAGACAAAGTATAAAGCTAGCTTTGATGATTCTTTAAAGAATGAAAATATTAAAATGACTTTAAATAATTTAACGCATACTTTTGGATTT comes from Carnobacterium divergens and encodes:
- a CDS encoding tyrosine-type recombinase/integrase → MTKLIASKKYKYIYTYRNTKNEEKWKIRWTYYDIYGKRKELSREGLSSENEAYKLLLEAQSMVQQGQSKMIDYDNMKVNTWMQLWYESHSEWSESTKRQREMAIRLQINPLIGDYKLSKLDKITYKQVFINRLLEDYKPSTVRLLHSLFKIAVNEAVEDEIISRNRFGRIKIPKPNKKVKHLTAAELSTFISTAKRIENLTNYVCVLVLAYSGIRRGELLGLQWENIDFSNNQITINSTRDNKGNRKPKTDNSYRTVLMDSQIMDELKKYKLWCQKKHLSFGLKFKESNFVFISDQKGTPIADNTMMYSFRRIVKHCDLDNVHPHMMRHTHATLLLESNNRPSINSVAERLGCTPEMIMNVYAHVLESMHQELVSAFSSSIAL
- a CDS encoding helix-turn-helix domain-containing protein gives rise to the protein MSLLERVKFLANKQKISLKELALKLGMGESAIYKWDKSAPSTDNLKKVADYFGVSTDYLLGRDEPEIIEDEKLKVIASHIDDDVTEDDMEEILNFIEFIKSKNK
- a CDS encoding VRR-NUC domain-containing protein; translation: MAGSEKLVEQKIKKYLDSIGAYYLKVHGSAYQPSGTPDILACVNGRFIAVEVKRPNGGVVSELQKSKIKKINKAGGIAFVARSVEDVSSMLKSNNVI
- a CDS encoding DEAD/DEAH box helicase, which gives rise to MLYKFQKKILDEIDPSYLLAMDTGTGKTLTAIHHYAKWSDGEPLLIVAPPQKINEGGWERDIQMFCDYYGVSIEFEQLSYGKLFNGRTRNGKREINKSLDRYKGWHIIFDEAHYIKNPTSERGKAALKIMSYATNFCLLTATPASNGWEDTFTYMIAFGYFKNKKEMTNEFAEWGTMYLGTRNIPKISGWKNEDILESYYNSFTVSINKNEALDLPPLIIKDVPFKKSVEYARILKDRVFNEIDYDTAPKLAHGLRQYANVKDKLDYISMLCEGTKNNIVIFYYYQSELEALKTVIKNKKIFEVNGHVSSLPKKESWAQLKNTVTLIQYMAGSAGIELQYANEVVFYTPTYSYQDYSQAMGRAYRNGQTRKVTMYRFITKNTIEQAIYQALENKEDFSENLYMKTKM
- a CDS encoding lambda-exonuclease family protein; this encodes MSNLFGVEKVDPNVTENRNVYVGGSDVPVILGLSKYKTQYELAKEKAEIVKSDFQSNPYINYGNKMEPMIREYINTVNSLHFRPETFVDEENWIRSNVDGYDEDTGLLLEIKTHGASPTIKVYEAQMQLYMKQMNIEVGWLAMYKRPSDFDLEFDRENLQIKEIERDDDYIQKILDSIETFWIRVQAIKDNPKMNETEFYTYGNDMEKLAKRVERFEMKIVNIKEQAKHIEAQQKILKQELYTKMEENDIKKFETDLLSITRVLPTTSRTIDSSRLKKEKPDVYDSYTKVSNKKGFVKITVKNNMEI
- a CDS encoding AAA family ATPase, which codes for MSILPPNKPQTPKDTPRNFFIWGPTMGGKSFLASQFPNALVFNTDGNAEANTIPSVQLRNIKDKNGKITRSVIDQLDKLLTALQSEKHSYETIILDVIDDIIVMIEQYICDKEGVETLGDIGYGKGYAAFTNIFQQLVIELKALPMNVIYISRNASKMEGQTEIEIPSLKEKHQNIVNGNCDLSIQCKKVGKNYIRVVKARRKDYDRSQVDDKKILKILDTITGVFGKSAKTTKKQQDEIVKELEKREDILAATEESEPTKSEPKSEAVQPKEQVDNKKEKVSAPINKIEKNKPAASGIATKRIKPKI